Part of the Desulfuromonadales bacterium genome, GAACTGATCCCCGAATTCCTCACCCCTCTGCAGGGATGCCTGGACGCCCCCGACCTGCCGCTCAATGTCTCCCGCAGCTACCTGCAGAACGAGCCGCAGGTGCGCAAGATCCGCGAAGTGATCGCCGGTCGGGTGGCGGCCAAGGTGGTCGACCTGGCCAAACAGGATCGCGAGGCGTTCGGCCGCATCTGGGAGGATATTCATACCTTCGTCAAATACGGCATGATGCGGGACGAGAAATTCTACGACCGGGTCAAGGACCAGGTCATCTACCACAGCACCGGGGAGAGCCGCTGGACCACCCTCCCCGAGTATCTGGAACGAGCCCGGGAAGGGCATGCGAACAAGGTCTTCTATGCCAACGACGAGGCATCCCAGGCGACCTATCTGAAGCTGTTCAAGAGCCAGGGGCTGGAGGTCCTCGTCCTCGATGCCATGATCGACAGCCATTTCATCCAGTACCTCGAGATGAAAAACGCCGATCTGAAGTTCGAACGGGTCGATTCCGATGTCACGGAAAATCTGATCGCGGACGACCAGACCAAGAAGTTGATTGAAAAGGAAGGGGAGGGGAGCGTCGAGGAGCGGATCAAGGCGGTCTTCGCGGGGGGACTCAAGACCGAAGGGCTGCAGGTGCGGGTCGAAAACCTCAAGGACGCCTCGGTGCCGGGAATGATTCTGCTCTCCGAACAGAGCCGGCGCTTCAAGGAAATGACGCGGCTGATGGGCAAGGAGGCCGGGGACCTCTTCAAGGAGCATACCCTGCTGGTCAATTCGGCGAGCCCGGTGGTCAAAAACCTCCTCAGGCTGCAGGCAGACGGTCGGCAGGAGGATGCCCGCCTGCTGGTGGAGCAGGTCTATGACCTGGCCATGCTGACGCACCAGGCCTTCGACAAGGAGCGCATGGAGGCGTTTCTTGAACGCAGCAACCGCATCCTGGAGATCCTGAGCGAGAAGAAATAACTGGCAGTTTTGCAGGCAATGGCAAAGCCGGCCGTGCACACGGCCGGCTTTGCCATTGCCGGATGCCGACTACGCTCATGACGACCGCCAGCAGGATTTGACAGGCGTCTGCCGCTTGTTAGAGTCGTTCTTGAGGCACGCTTGCTTCCATCGTCAACAAGAGGCATCTCATGGTCGTTGTGGAAACCTATCAGGGAAAGGCGGTCAACGAACAGACGGTCGAGATCGTTGAGCGGAAGGGAACCGGCCATCCCGACACCATGTGCGATGCCATCATGGATGCCATCTCCGTAGCGCTTTCGAAAGCCTATCTCGCCGAATTCGGGAAGATACTGCACCATAACGTTGACAAGAGCCTGTTGGCCGCCGGCAGGGTGGAGCGGTGGTTCGGCGGCGGGCGGGTTGTGCGGCCCATGGAGCTGATCATCGGCGATCGCGCCACCTTTGCCGTCGGCGGCCGAACCCTGCCGGTGGGCGATATTGCCGTGGCCACGGCCCGGCAGTGGGTCCGGGAGCATCTGCGCTTTGTCGATCCCGAGCGGCATTTGCACTGCCGCGTGGTGCTGGCCCCCGGCTCAGAGGAGCTTGCGGAC contains:
- the htpG gene encoding molecular chaperone HtpG; amino-acid sequence: MSEKSTAEKGTISIHTENIFPIIKKWLYSDKEIFLRELVANAVDAIHKLQHINVVEGLKLADDYAVDIAVDKDAGTLTVRDNGIGMTAEEIRKYINQIAFSSAEEFIDKFKDLKDKNQLIGHFGLGFYSSFMVADRVEIRSLSYREGARGAHWSCDGSTSYELEEIDKPERGTEVILHLEADEKEFLDPVRLREVLKRYCNFLPVVIRLGGDTVNDRNPLWTRTPSEVGEAEYREFYKKLYPFAEEPLFWIHLNVDFPFNLKGILYFPRLSTEFDVSRSHIKLFCNQVFVTDNCPELIPEFLTPLQGCLDAPDLPLNVSRSYLQNEPQVRKIREVIAGRVAAKVVDLAKQDREAFGRIWEDIHTFVKYGMMRDEKFYDRVKDQVIYHSTGESRWTTLPEYLERAREGHANKVFYANDEASQATYLKLFKSQGLEVLVLDAMIDSHFIQYLEMKNADLKFERVDSDVTENLIADDQTKKLIEKEGEGSVEERIKAVFAGGLKTEGLQVRVENLKDASVPGMILLSEQSRRFKEMTRLMGKEAGDLFKEHTLLVNSASPVVKNLLRLQADGRQEDARLLVEQVYDLAMLTHQAFDKERMEAFLERSNRILEILSEKK